Proteins from a single region of Calonectris borealis chromosome 14, bCalBor7.hap1.2, whole genome shotgun sequence:
- the LOC142088250 gene encoding proto-oncogene Mas-like, which produces MSTSTTSIFLPTATSQAHGTNQSGAVGKTEPSYAVLKFMESFCLISAACGMVGNGMVLWYLGFRIRRNHFTVYILNLAAADFGYLLCIAIETVQYLMQFNVGVQFGIFLFLDLFMYGTGLYLLTAISIERCLSVLCPIWCRSHRPKHLSGIISGLLWGLSLLLNTLGYVLCTVRPSTRNCQLLLITIGALDFLFCTPLMLLFSLTLFLRVKCSSQHLQTGRLFTVIMLTVLFFLIFAVPLSTLILLDFLGYKFLYSPEIGFVLSCVNSSLNPVIYFLVGSYRDRRIKLTLRLAFQRAFEDSADDKDERETRDTITMSS; this is translated from the coding sequence ATGAGTACTTCAACTACGTCAATCTTCCTTCCAACTGCAACCAGCCAGGCTCATGGGACTAATCAGAGTGGGGCTGTGGGAAAGACAGAGCCATCATATGCTGTCCTCAAGTTCATGGAGAGCTTCTGCCTCATCAGTGCTGCCTGTGGGATGGTGGGAAATGGCATGGTCCTATGGTACCTTGGCTTCCGCATCCGGAGAAACCACTTCACTGTCTACATCCTGAACCTGGCTGCTGCCGACTTTGGGTATCTCCTCTGCATCGCCATTGAGACGGTTCAGTACCTGATGCAGTTCAACGTGGGGGTGCAGTTTGGGATATTCCTCTTCCTGGATCTTTTCATGTATGGGACTGGCTTGTACCTCCTTACGGCCATCAGCATTGAGAGGTGCCTGTCTGTCCTTTGTCCAATCTGGTGCCGAAGCCACCGCCCAAAGCACTTGTCTGGCATCATCTCCGGCCTGCTCTGgggtctctccctgctgctgaaCACGCTCGGGTATGTTTTGTGTACCGTTCGCCCCTCTACCAGGAACTGCCAGCTCCTGCTCATCACCATCGGAGCCTTGGACTTCCTCTTCTGCACGCCCCTCATGCTGCTCTTCAGCCTGACCCTCTTCCTTAGAGTCAAGTGCAGCTCCCAACACCTCCAAACAGGCAGGCTCTTCACCGTCATCATGCTCACCGtcctctttttcctcatttttgctgtgcctctgagcaccctgatcctCCTTGACTTCTTGGGCTACAAATTTCTCTACTCCCCGGAGATCGGCTTTGTGCTGTCCTGTGTGAATAGCAGTCTCAACCCTGTCATTTACTTCCTTGTGGGGAGCTACAGGGATCGAAGAATCAAGCTCACCCTCAGGCTGGCATTCCAGAGGGCCTTTGAAGATTCAGCAGATGACAAAGATGAACGGGAAACCCGCGACACAATAACTATGTCCTCCTAA